The segment tattcatattttcattaCAAGATATGCATTTTCTTTTGTACACTTCTGGCCACCTCTTATTTGGTCTAATATTGAATACAATTGACCGGCAATAATAGCCAAACACATCACCAATTACTTGTTCTAGTATTATTGAACTATGTAGAAAGGTCTGAGGTTCTTGCAAAATCTCTTACAAAAGagctaatatttcaaaaaaaaaaaaaaaaaaaaatgaaaagttttcctGATAAAATGCTCAGGTTTTGTCGAATAGTTGGAGGTCTACCAGTGGTATGTACTTCTTCGGCCAGACGAATTAAAGCGCCAATACAGTATTCCTGTGGAGCATAACGTTAGTCATACTGAAAGAATTACTATCCATCATCACTTTATACATGCATTTAATGGACGGATTGGATGATCAGTCATTGCGTTCGTTGGACAGATCCATTGACATTGTAATAACAGTGGATGTAGTCTCTATACAAGTAACCCTACCGGTAAGTGTTGTATGTCAGTGGTGGCGGCTTCACATTCTTCAGCTCCGCCAGGAAGTATCCGAGACTCGTCAGCGTATTTGACACTCTGGAACGAGTCTACCAAGATCTCCAGCATAAGACATCAGATATCAAGCGAGCAGTCAAGTTTTTGGGAATCTACGCTGTTGCTCTAATGTCAGTCTCCAGTTTTGACCGAATGGTTCCAATGAACCACAGTGGGACAAGCCTTGAACAAGCATTTTCCTTTACAATATTCTTCGTCACCATTGTACTGCTGTACTGCTCCCAAGCTGCCTTGCTCGTCCACTTCACACATGTGGCCTCAAAGTATTGCAAAGTCTTTTGAAGTGGTCAACGCCAAGATTGAGATAGAAATTACAAGCCCTGCCAGTGTTGACGGTACCCACACAAGATGTAAGTCTATAGATTACTCGTACGCAGTTTGCTACTgaataacaaattatacataactaAACCTCTACAAATTAAGAAACCAGTAATAATAAAAACCGCCATACGACTACCATAAACAACAAATTTGACATCATCAGTTATGTAGAATATACTTGTTTTTGTATgttagagtattttttttatttttaggcacTATGCAGTCTAAAATCAAGAGACTGAGGACTCcgatgaacacctactggatgctgtGTGACGCAGTACAACAGGCCAATGTCTTCTACTGCGATCAGCTGATGGCCGTTACCTTCTCCTCATTTTCTCCACATCACTGTCACGTCTTACTACTTTTTCCTGCTACTCAAAACTGGTAAAGTTTTATCCACGGCTAATGATGGAGCTTGGATCTTGCTTCACATCTGCTACGTAGTTCTGTTACTAACCTCAAGCACGGTCGTCACCAACaaggtaaatattatattgagAAAATCCTACCCTAAGGGTTACATtgcttttatgtaatataattaaatttgattcatTTATGTTAGATGCATGTTATAATGCATACCAGAATTTCTCTTAAGACTTTTCAACATCCAAGTAAAGTGGCTCTATGATACTTCTGTTGGAGTGTATGACCTATTCAATCGTTATTCAGATCAGTGATATTgcttttgaaactttaaaaccTAACATTTAATGTCTAAATATATGATGTTAATCTAGGCTGATGAGACAGGACAGACGATCTGCAAGTTGATCAACAATGACCTGGACCCTAACCTGAGAAAACAGGTAATTATGATTAATAATTGATATAGCTATAATTATTATATCCATACAACAACCACTGAAACTACCAGTTTTAGTGGTGTGTAGTAGTGatcttatagtaataatatatctGGATTTTGATATAATACAGAAAATTAAGTCCATGTTGCTTTTTTTATTGGAGTTTTAATGGAAACGTAATGAAAATGTGTAAACTTGTCTCTATCAAAGTGTTAAAACCTTCGTGAATATTTTCCAGCTGGAAGGTTTTCTCCTGCAGTTGCCTTACCACAATGCAAGATTCTCTGCTTTTGAATTTTTTCCCGATCAAAAACGAGACCCTCACAGCGGATAGTGATTACTTTGTAGAAAAAGCTCTCTTTTCTCTACTAATATATGGGATTCTGTATAAATCTATTTATCTATCGTCAGTATAATTTTCTTATCCACTGAAAAATTTCAcatcattttcaaattaaatttttttatcatcagtataatttttgttcttacAGTTAAATTTCGAGGCAAAATAAACTGACGGTTACCAAACATGTTATAGCATGTAGACTGATAGCGTGTTCTGTCTGTACAGATGGATGGAGCGGTGACAACTTTCCTGGTGATACTGATCCAGTTCCAGACTGAACCATCAATTACCTAGACTAAAGAAGCATAAGCGTTAGTACAGAAGCACAGAATATAAACTTAGTCTTCTCTTCAGCATACATTCACATGGTATAATTGGATGTAATTTAGTAACACATATGATTCAGAGATTTTTGTGAATTGACAATCAGGCTTGCAATTAGGTTTCTGTAAAGTTGAACAATTGTATTTtcatgtgtttattaaaatatatattttttttttattaaaatcctaaTTATTTATGGATGTATGagtatttacaattataacagtttataaatgctacatttaaattaacataaattttttttataataattaatttcaaaatatatttcacatgaAATTTTCACTTATTTACTTTCACTTATTGTTTTATAAGGTTTTTAGGCAGGTGCATGTAAATACATTCCATAAAATACGACTATATTTGTACATTTGGAGGAAAATAAAATGCGTTTTGGAGAATATATTATGGTAATTTTTATAGCATATTCCCCACTCTACTTAATAAACTCGTTAGCTATTACTTTTTGAGTTAGAAGATTTTGGATTACTTGTTATTTTGAATATCTTTGGTTGTTGTTATTGATAGAGCGTTAGCAAAGCCAACCACTCGtggtattgaaaaaaaaatctgtCAGTCTGTCCGCTCGATATTTTGAAGACGAACTGAGTTAGATTTTGTTCCTGTACTCAAAATAgcataaaatagcagaataaatacattgtttaaacaaCCTGTAAATTGTTATTGTTCATCCATTCATATCACGGTTTGTTATTCCAAGATTTTTGTACTGTTTAagcctttattaaattttacagcaATCATTTGGATATTTTAATGGGGTGAGGGGTGGCGtgaaaatatttgtatccttTAAAAATTCCAAGTATCTTAATAAGTATAGTGAAGATTGTGCATCAATATCTAAATCAGTTTTGGATATATCCAGGCGTATGATGATTTAATATACATCCTGCGCGTGCGGGCgcgtttgtgtatgtgtgtgtgtgtgtgtatgtatgtaagtatgtgtaaattttcattaaaaattctaatttaggTAAAAGGTGTATGTAAGTACCATGTATTCGATTCAAATCATCCTTGTAATAGCTTGAATCATTACGCCATAGTGACTAGCACTTAATCATCCTCGCTCAGAGCCGtgaaagtatacaaatattatcaTTAATGCTTAACTATTtgaacaatgaattatttatacatatttccaTTACGTGATAAGCACTTTGTTATGTGCTCATCTTGTCAAATTTATTTGGACTACTATTGAATAGGCTTAGTAGTTGTAGTAGTTGACTGGTCAACAAAGAGCTCGTTCCAATTACTTACTCGAGTTGTGAACCAAATAGAGTATAGGAGTAGTAAGGTTTTCGCGAAATCTCAACAAAATCAGGGCTGATaatttacaataagaaaaaaatatgaaaagtttttCTGATAAGATGCTCAGGTTTTGTCGAATAGTTGGAGGTCTACCAGTGGTATGTACTTCTTCAGCTGGAGGAAACAAAGAGCTCACATTTTCCAATACAGGATTCCTGTGGAGCATAACCTTAGTCATACTCCAAGAATCACTTTCCACCATCACTCTATACACGTATTTCATGACCAAATTGGATGATCTTTTACTGTATTCGTTGGACAGATCCATTGCCATTATAATAACACTGGATATGGTCTCCCTACAAGTGGTGGCAGCTGTCATATTCTTTAGCTCCGCCTGGAAGTATCCAAGACTCTTCAAAGTCTTTGACACTCTGGAAAGAGTCTACCAAGATCTCCAGCACAAGACATCAGAAATCAAGGGCACAGTGAAGTTTTTGGGAGTCTACGCTGCTGCACTAATGTCAGTCACCTCTTCTGAGCGCATAGTAAGTGTGAGTTACAATGGGGCAACGTTcgaatatcaaattttattcgcAACTTTCTTCGTCACCGCGACACTGCTGTACTGCTCCCAAGCTGTCCTGCTCGTCCACTTCACACATGTGGCTCAAAGTATCGCAAAGTCCTTTGAAATGGTCAACGCCAAGATTGAGATGGAAGTTACAAGCCCTGCCAGTATTGACGGCTCTTATGCAAGATGTAAGCATAACGATTATTCGACGCAGTGTGctatacaacaaataatatataacagaataacaaattatacataacttAAACTGTACAAATCAGGAAACcattaataatactaacaattataCGACTATCTTAAACAACAAATTTGACAAATTATACATAACTTACATTCTAAAAAAAggaaaccaataataataaaaacaaccatACGACTATCATAAAAACCAAATACGACATCATCTGTTACGTagaatatacttataaatttcaacaaaaatgtgaataaaagaATGGAGATTCAtcatatataatgaatattagcctacatttcaaaattagctaatgtatttattcagtatttccttaatttattttattagatttgtttagtACGTTTTTAGTTCTGGATAATAGAATGAAGTTTTGGTACACATTTTTGATTTGTTCACTAcatgtttagttttgtaacttaTAGTTTCACAGCTCAATTATTTCTTCCCGTTAGTTAACTGCTATGAGGAATTGTTTTGTATGTAagagtattttgtgatttttaggCACTATGCAGTCTAAAATCAAGAAACTGAGGACtctgatgaacacctactggatgctgtGTGACGCCGTACACCAGGCTAATGTCTTCTACTGCGATCAGCTGATGGCCGTTACCTTCTCCTCATTTCTCCACATCACTGTCACCTCTCACTACTTTTTCCTGCTCCTCAAAACTAGTGAATTGTTCATCATAACTAACGAAGGAGCTTGGATCTTGCTTCACATCTGCTACGTAATGCTGTTGCTAAACTCGAGCACGGTCGTGACCAACaaggtaaatattatattctcaCATTCTACCTTAACTtttacatgttttgtttcaaacatAACACAGAATATGTTTTAATCACTGTGAAatcaaaaaagtataattataaaagctGCTTGTTTTCGAAATACCGTATTTTTGGGACCCTTCAGTGCTTTTCCACATCCAGGTAAAGAGGCCCGTTGACACATATTTTGGAGTCTATGAACTATTCAAGATTTGTTCAATACAATGATATTACTTTCAGAGAtgtgacaaatttttaatttataaatatatgatgttGTTCTAGGCTGATGAGACAGGACAGGCGATCTGCAAGTTGATCAATAAGGACTTGGACACAAACCTTAGAAAACAGGTAATTTCTCATAGCTATTTAACCACTGACTCGACCAATTTAGTATGGTTTAGTAATGGTCTTggttatatagtaataatatattgtactgttgTTACAAGACTTAGAAGATTCAAGGTCCacgtttattttttcattaaagttttaGTGCAAACGTGATGAAAATATGTAATTACCTTTGTGAGTGTTTTCCAGCTTGAAGGGTTTCTCCTGCAGTTGCCTCACCACAACGCAAGATTCTCTGCTCGTGGATATTTCCCGCTCAACAACGAGACCCTAACAGCAGTTAGTGATttctttgtattaataattatcaattttttagtaataatttcgaTGATAGCAATATACGatcatgtataaatttatttatactcaatATAGTTTTAGTTCTTACAGATACATTAACATCTTAACAAGATAAACCGACGGCTACAAAATATGTTATAGCATGTAGACTAATAGCGTGTTCTgtctgtacagatggctggagcggtgaTAACTTACCTGGTGATATTGATCCAGTTCCAGACTGAACCATCATCCACCTAGACTTAACAGGCCTAGGAGTTAGTACAAAAGCACTGAATATAAACTTAGAATTCTGTTCAGCATTCATTCAAGTGATATTATCGAATGTAGTTTAATACACCCTCTGATTCAAAGAATTATTTGCGTCTTCACAATCACGCTGACAGTTAGGTTTGtgtaaaatgttcataatttaataaGTGTTTGATCAAATTATTAATGTGGGCATTCATATATCAGAATACACTGATATAAAATAACACTGGTTGCATAATCTAAAACtaagattaaaaatcaattttgtgaAGTTCTACGTATATTTATTCTTATGTTCTCTTATATTGAAAACCCTATTTACTCTTGCATTActctaaatgtataaatataacatcAGTTTCATAAGCTTTACATGAAATGTGATTTCAAATGTGTTTTTAGTCAGCTGCGCCTAGAACCGAccaataaaatacaactatatgtgtatacataatcattttggagaaaaataaaatgcattctGCCCAATATGGTATAACACTTTTCAAAGCATTTCCTATCCTAATACATAAATGTGACACACATTACCTTTTGAACTTTGGTATTCTggaatatcttatttattattattggttaagCGTTAGCTAAGATTATCGCTCGAGGAACCGGACTAAATATGATTTCTCTATGTCTCTCCGCTGTATATCTCTAAATCGAAATGATCTATAGATCAACATTATCCACGAAGCTTCTTTACTTTATGAGTTCAATTATGGTGTATGTCACATCATGGGATTTAATAAgagttagctaatatttttacattcattttatggGTAACGAGATAacagatgaataaataaaattgtaaataaactgagagTTTTTACCTGTGACATATTAACCAACACATCCAAACATAGACTTTGGCTGCAACCCTTCATTAAGTAGAGGCCCATAATTTATCTTCTGTTTTCCAGAAGATGTATAAACTTTCTTTCCTCTATGATCATATGCCACTTTgtgtgttattaattaaataaactgcaGAATTGAGCCTCAGCGAAGTCTCGTTATGCGGcacgtggtatggcgtactcaTTACTTGTAAGGAATCACGCTGAACCTTATGGCATGATTATAAACCTCTatgttaatatattgtattatttataaaactatcttTAACGAGAAAATTTCATAGAGTACCCTGAGTTCAAACATATGCATAGGAATAAACCAACAGCAACATAGAGAGATACACGTTGTTTCAATATCTGTGTATTTACCTAAGAGATTAACATATGGTAATATGGTTTCCTTCAATAGGTTGTTTAATATACCTCTCAAACTAGATATTAAAATCTGTTACATTGGCGATatgtaactgaaataaaagt is part of the Homalodisca vitripennis isolate AUS2020 chromosome 8, UT_GWSS_2.1, whole genome shotgun sequence genome and harbors:
- the LOC124368072 gene encoding gustatory receptor for sugar taste 43a-like, producing MVSLQVVAAVIFFSSAWKYPRLFKVFDTLERVYQDLQHKTSEIKGTVKFLGVYAAALMSVTSSERIVSVSYNGATFEYQILFATFFVTATLLYCSQAVLLVHFTHVAQSIAKSFEMVNAKIEMEVTSPASIDGSYARCTMQSKIKKLRTLMNTYWMLCDAVHQANVFYCDQLMAVTFSSFLHITVTSHYFFLLLKTSELFIITNEGAWILLHICYVMLLLNSSTVVTNKADETGQAICKLINKDLDTNLRKQLEGFLLQLPHHNARFSARGYFPLNNETLTAMAGAVITYLVILIQFQTEPSST